Proteins from a genomic interval of Equus quagga isolate Etosha38 chromosome 11, UCLA_HA_Equagga_1.0, whole genome shotgun sequence:
- the GPS2 gene encoding G protein pathway suppressor 2 — MPALLERPKLSNAMARALHRHIMMERERKRQEEEEVDKMMEQKMKEEQERRKKKEMEERMSLEETKEQILKLQEKLLALQEEKHQLFLQLKKVLHEEEKRRRKEQSDLTTLTSAAYQQGLTVHTGTHLLSMQGSPGGHNRPGTLMAADRAKQMFGPQVLTTRHYVGSAAAFAGTPEHGQFQGSPGGAYGTAQPPPHYGPTQPAYSPSQQLRAPSAFPAVQYLSQPQPQPYAVHSHFQPTQTGFLQPGGALSLQKQMEHANQQTGFSDSSSLRPMHPQALHPAPGLLASPQLPVQMQPAGKSGFAATSQPGPRLPFIQHSQNPRFYHK, encoded by the exons ATGCCTGCGCTCTTGGAGCGCCCCAAGCTTTCCAACGCCATGGCCAGGGCGTTGCACCGGCACATCATGATGGAGCGGGAGCGCAAGCGACAGG aggaagaagaggtggACAAGATGATGGaacagaaaatgaaggaagagcaggagagaaggaagaaaaaggagatggaAGAGAGAATGTCGCTAGAGGAGACCAAGGAACAA ATCCTGAAGTTGCAGGAGAAGCTTTTGGCCCTACAGGAAGAGAAGCACCAGCTTTTCCTGCAGCTCAAGAAAGTTTTACATGAGGAAGAAAAACGAAGGCGAAAGGAGCAGAG TGACCTGACCACTCTGACATCAGCTGCATACCAGCAGGGCCTGACTGTTCACACAGGAACTCACCTCCTCAGCATGCAGG GGAGCCCTGGAGGACACAATCGCCCAGGCACCCTCATGGCAGCTGACAGAGCCAAACAGATGTTTGGACCCCAAGTGCTTACG ACCCGGCACTACGTGGGCTCAGCAGCTGCTTTTGCAGGGACCCCAGAGCACGGGCAATTCCAAGGCAGCCCAGGTGGTGCCTATGGGACTGCTCAGCCCCCACCTCACTATGGACCCACACAGCCCGCCTACAGTCCTAGTCAGCAGCTCAGGG CACCTTCAGCGTTTCCTGCAGTGCAGTACCTGTctcagccacagccacagccctATGCCGTGCACAGCCACTTTCAGCCCACCCAGACAG GGTTCCTCCAGCCTGGTGGTGCCTTGTCCTTGCAAAAGCAGATGGAACATGCTAACCAGCAGACTGGCTTCTCTGACTCA TCCTCCCTGCGTCCCATGCACCCCCAAGCTCTGCATCCAGCTCCAGGACTCCTTGCCTCCCCCCAGCTCCCTGTGCAGATGCAACCAGCAGGAAAG TCGGGCTTTGCAGCTACCAGCCAACCTGGCCCTCGGCTCCCCTTCATCCAGCACAGCCAGAATCCGCGCTTCTACCACAAGTGA